One genomic segment of Rhinopithecus roxellana isolate Shanxi Qingling chromosome 6, ASM756505v1, whole genome shotgun sequence includes these proteins:
- the UPK3BL2 gene encoding uroplakin-3b-like protein 2 — protein sequence MDNSWRLGPAMGLSAGQSQLLMSLLLLLTHVQPGTGVAAPEHINYVPQLSNDTLAGRLTQSTFTLEQPLGQFHSHNISDLDTIWLVVALSNATQSFTAPRTNQDIPAPANFSQRGYYLTLRANRGLYPSDQARGQLRVLRVGNDTHCQPTKIGCNHPLPGPGPYRMKFLVMNDEGPVAETKWSSDTHLQQAQALRAVPGPQSPGTVVIIAILSILLAVLLTALLAVLIYTCFNSCRSTSLSGPEETGSVRRYTTHHTFSTPAEGAS from the exons ATGGACAACAGCTGGAGGCTTGGCCCGGCCATGGGGCTCTCTGCGGGACAGTCCCAGCTGCTAATGTCGCTGTTGCTGCTACTGACCCATGTCCAGCCTGGGACAGGCGTGG CTGCCCCAGAGCATATCAACTATGTGCCCCAGCTCTCAAACGACACCCTGGCGGGGAGGCTCACCCAGTCCACCTTCACGCTGGAGCAGCCTCTGGGCCAGTTCCACAGCCACAACATCTCTGACTTGGATACCATCTGGCTGGTGGTGgccctcagcaatg CCACCCAGAGCTTCACGGCCCCACGGACAAACCAGGACATCCCGGCTCCTGCCAACTTCTCCCAGAGGGGCTACTATCTCACACTGAGGGCCAACCGGGGGCTGTACCCGAGTGACCAGGCCAGAGGCCAGCTCCGTGTCCTCCGCGTCGGCAATGATACCCACTGCCAACCAACAAAAATTGGCTGCAACCATCCCCTCCCGGGACCCGGCCCCTACAG GATGAAGTTCCTGGTGATGAATGACGAAGGACCCGTGGCTGAGACAAAGTGGTCCAGCGACACTCACCTGCAGCAAG CCCAGGCACTTCGGGCTGTCCCCGGCCCCCAGAGCCCGGGCACCGTGGTCATCATCGCCATCCTGTCTATCCTCCTGGCAGTCCTCCTTACAGCCCTCCTGGCTGTGCTCATATACACCTG CTTCAACAGCTGCAGGAGCACGTCGCTATCAGGCCCAGAGGAGACAGGGAGTGTGAGAAGATACACCACGCACCACACGTTCAGCACTCCTGCCGAGGGGGCTTCCTGA